Below is a genomic region from Spiroplasma endosymbiont of Dioctria linearis.
TAATGCAATTGGTACAATACCTAAAATATTGTTAAAGGCAACCAAAGCAATTGGAATACCATCAAAACCAAGTTGAGGAACTAAGTCCTTATTAAAAGTTATACTACCTTGAATTAAGAAGTAATAGAAGAATCCAGCCATACTTATTAGTGCTCCTTGAATAGCCATAACCATTAAGATGTAATATTCACTTTTAATACCAGCATATTTTGCAGCAGTTGGTGAATTACCAATTACTTTAACTTTATAACCTGTTGTTGTAAATGTAAATACAATATAGACTACAATAACAGATATTAATGCTAACATCACACATAATGCTCATAATGAATTACCAAGCATAGCCATTGATTCATTTAATGAAGGAGATGCTGCAGGCGTTTCTGAAACTGTCATATATCATTTTAATAAGTATCAAAATATTCAATTAAGCAATATTGAAGAGGCAACCTCATGTACATTTAAATAAACTTTCATTGCCCCACAAATTACAGATATTAACATTCCAGAAATTATAAACATTATAAAAATTAAGAATGCATTTTTTGTATCGTTACCAATTGAGTTCATTATTATATATGACATTAATAATCCTGATAGGATTTGTCCTGAACCACCCATATTAAATATTTTTAATTTAAATCCCAGAGCTAAACCTAATCCAATTAGTATATATACTCCAAAGTAAACTAATGTTCTTTCAATATTTGTTGATAATGCTCTTACAAACGCTGTTCCTAAAAAAGCAAATCCATTTTCACCATTAGTAAATATAAATAATACACCCACAAAAAGACCAAGTAAAATTGATATAACTGAAGACTTAACAAACCCCAGTTTTTCTGCAAATCCTGGTGATTTAACAAAAGCCTCTGTTTTTACTTTCATAGTTCATAGTTTAATTTTAAACATTTACACTAACTCCTTCCAAATTAGAAGTCATTAATTGACCAATTTTTTCTTTAGTCGCTTCTTTTTTACTTAACTTTCCAATGATATTTCCAGAATTAAGAACAACAATCTGATCTGCTAATTGCATTACTTCTGACAGTTCATATGAGATTAACAATATTGCTTTTCTATCCTCTTTTGCTTTTAATATTTGTTGATGTATAAATTCAATTGAACCAACATCTAATCCTCTTGTAGGTTGAAAAATAATTATAAAATCATTTTCTCTTGAAAGTTCTCTACCTATAATAACTTTTTGTTGATTACCTCCAGATAGATCTCTTACAACTCTAAAACCAGAGTCTGAGTTTCTTACATCATAGTCTTTTATTATTTTTTGAGTATGATTTTGTACTTTTGCAAAATTTACAAATCCCCATTTACTATACTTACTAGTTGAAATATCTTGTAAGGTTGTGTTATTTATAATATTTGCATCTAAGACTAAACCATGCTCATGTCTATCTTCTGGAATAAAACTCATTTTATTTTTTAAATATCTTTTTGAAACTGATGACTTTGTAATATCTTCACCTCTATAAAATATTTTTCCACTTACTGGCTTTGTTAAACCGCTAAGTACTGCAGCAATTTCATTTTGTCCATTGCCTTCAACACCAGCAATGGCAACTATTTCACCCTCTTTTAACTCTAAATTAAAATTTTTCAAACCTATAACTTTATTATTACTATGTTTTTTAACATTAATATTTTCAAATTTAATTACGGTTTCACCTATTTTAGAAGTAGAATTATTTTTAACTTCAACAAGTGATCTTCCAACCATTGCTTTTGAAATATCTTTGATACCTATTTTTTTAACATCATAAGTACCAATATATTTTCCCTTTCTTATAACAGTTGCTTTATCAGCTACTTTTTCTATTTCAGCAAACTTATGAGTTATAAAGATAATTGTTTTACCCATCTTTTTAAACTCTAACATAACATCTAATAATCCATCAATCTCTGTTGGAGTTAACACAGCAGTAGGCTCATCAAAAACAAGAATATCTGCATCTCTATATAGAATTTTTAATATTTCAACTCTTTGTTTCATACCTACAGATATATTTTGAACTTTTTTATTTAAATCTACTTCTAAATTATACTTATGCATTAATTCCACTGTTTTTTGAATAACTGTTTTTTTATTAATAAATTCTCAACCTATTACATCTTCAGCACCTAAAGCTATATTTTTCCAAACAGGTAAAATATCAATCATTTTAAAATGCTGATGAACCATTCCTATTCCTAATTTTGTAGCCTTTATTGGAGAAGTAATTATTTCTTCTTTACCATTTATTTTTATAGTGCCCTTTGTAGGTTGGTATATCCCAAATAGAATTGACATTAGTGTCGATTTACCAGCACCATTTTCACCAACTAAACAATGTATTTCTCCCTTTTCAACTTTAAAATTAATATTTTCATTTGCAATAACTTTTTTATTAAAAATCATTGATATATCTTCCATTTCAATTGCATAATTAATCATTTAGAAAGTACCTCCTAAAGTAATATTTAGAATTTTATCTCCATAAGCCTTAATTGTTTTTTCATTAATTAATGATTTTTCAAAACTGTTATTATCAATTGTTTCAAATAATTCTATTGATGCTTTTGTTAATACATCAGGTTCAAAAATTAAAAGTATTTTTTCTTTCAATTCCGGTGTAGCTAAATTTCTACCCCCAGCTGACATATTACCACCAACTCAAAGAGTTTTTCCAACTTTACCTTCTTCTCATTGAGAACTACTTCATTCTTTTTTATCATCAAGCGCAACTGTAACAAATTCTCCCTGTTCATTTTTTTCAGTTAAATTAATTTTATCTTTTAAATACTCTGCTGTTTTTTTAACAACACCGTCATTAATTCAATATGGTGTATGTGCTAAACCAACTATAGTAGCATTCTGAAGATCCTTTTCAGCACTTGTTAAGAATATTCCCTTATTCTGAGGAAAAGCTTCTGCTTGATTAGTATCTACACCAATCACTTTTACAGTTTCTCCTCCATCTTTTTGTTTTGAAAGACCAACTACATCTATAGTTTGTGGTCCTGCAACTGGCATTATAAAGTTTGCTCCATTTTGTATCAAAGTACTTGATACAACTAGTCCATCTCCTTGTTGAAATGAGTTCGAATATCAACTAGCATCTGATGGAGAATTAGGAAATTGACTTTGAGTCATTTTGACTTTTTTTGTTAAATCTTTTTCATTTAAATCAAAATCAGTTTTAAATATTTCCTTACCTTGATCAGTTTTTTTTAGTTCATTGAATACCTCAATAGAGGCTAAATATCCAACAATGAATGCATCTACTGCTCTTGGATTTGATATTCCACCAAAAGATCCAAGAG
It encodes:
- a CDS encoding ABC transporter permease subunit; protein product: MFKIKLWTMKVKTEAFVKSPGFAEKLGFVKSSVISILLGLFVGVLFIFTNGENGFAFLGTAFVRALSTNIERTLVYFGVYILIGLGLALGFKLKIFNMGGSGQILSGLLMSYIIMNSIGNDTKNAFLIFIMFIISGMLISVICGAMKVYLNVHEVASSILLNWIFWYLLKWYMTVSETPAASPSLNESMAMLGNSLWALCVMLALISVIVVYIVFTFTTTGYKVKVIGNSPTAAKYAGIKSEYYILMVMAIQGALISMAGFFYYFLIQGSITFNKDLVPQLGFDGIPIALVAFNNILGIVPIALFWAIVKEGAAVAITTPGFNNLQPEVADLIFGIIIYCSTLYIIFIKLNLWTKIKEKLYLEKDIVTKNQIAVYKLEIKNIKKLIKEIKNLEELVNIKKEINNVSKEDKQKLSELSYQYNELKTFYNRKYLKNISVLKESINDAIQNGYKNYELNSIKGLNINFHNKKTKRQFIALDIIIAKISHYDKKEKANISKECTELIENTKHDIKILKESYIASKFEAKAFIKDLKIKYKENLKENKDTEKIKIEYFERLVEVKDKYDRLH
- a CDS encoding ABC transporter ATP-binding protein is translated as MINYAIEMEDISMIFNKKVIANENINFKVEKGEIHCLVGENGAGKSTLMSILFGIYQPTKGTIKINGKEEIITSPIKATKLGIGMVHQHFKMIDILPVWKNIALGAEDVIGWEFINKKTVIQKTVELMHKYNLEVDLNKKVQNISVGMKQRVEILKILYRDADILVFDEPTAVLTPTEIDGLLDVMLEFKKMGKTIIFITHKFAEIEKVADKATVIRKGKYIGTYDVKKIGIKDISKAMVGRSLVEVKNNSTSKIGETVIKFENINVKKHSNNKVIGLKNFNLELKEGEIVAIAGVEGNGQNEIAAVLSGLTKPVSGKIFYRGEDITKSSVSKRYLKNKMSFIPEDRHEHGLVLDANIINNTTLQDISTSKYSKWGFVNFAKVQNHTQKIIKDYDVRNSDSGFRVVRDLSGGNQQKVIIGRELSRENDFIIIFQPTRGLDVGSIEFIHQQILKAKEDRKAILLISYELSEVMQLADQIVVLNSGNIIGKLSKKEATKEKIGQLMTSNLEGVSVNV